DNA sequence from the Geobacter sp. AOG2 genome:
GGATTGGAGAGTGGACGGATCACCTCTTCATCAACGTTGGCGATGCTCTCAGCCAACTGATGGGTGGTCAGGCCGAACAGAGTCGGCGCATCCTTGATCTTGTCGCCCAATTGTTTGAGCACGCCACTGACGCCACCGGCCACATCCAAGTCTTCCATGAAGTACTCCCCTGCCGGGTTCATGGAGGCCAGTTGCGGGGTATCCTTGGACAGGATGTCGAAGGTTTCCAGCGGCAGGTCCACACCCGCTTCCCGGGCGATGGCCAGAAGGTGTAGCACGGTATTGGACGAGCCCCCCAAGGCCAAATCGACCCGGATGGCGTTTTCGAAGGCCGCGCGAGTCAGAATGTCGCGGGGTTTGATATCGTTGCGCACCAGCTCGACAATCCTCTCGCCCGAGGCAAAGGCTATGCGCCGCTTCAAGGCCGAAACCGCCAGGGCGGTACCGCAACGCGGCAGGCTCATTCCCATGGTCTCGGTCAGGATAGCCATGGTGTTCGCGGTGAACAATCCCTGACAGGACCCCATGCCGGGGCAGGCGTTGTCCTCGCAGACCTTGAGTTCCTTGTCGTCGATCACGCCAGCCTTGTAACGGGCCATGGCCTCAAAGGTGTCGGTGACAAAGGAGTATTTCCGACCACTCAGGCTGCGGCCGCTCATCATTGGACCGGCAGTAACGATAATGCAGGGAATGTTTAGCCGCGCGGCGGCCATCAGCATGCCGGGGGTGATCTTGTCGCAGTTGGTCAGCAGCACCAAGCCATCTAGTCGGTGTGCTTCGGCCACCGATTCCACCATGTCAGCGATCAGTTCGCGGGTAGGGAGCGAATAGTGCATCCCCTTGTGCCCCATGGCGATCCCGTCGCAGACGCCAGGGATACCGAAGAAGAAAGCATAACCGCCCCCGGAGTGAACGCCCTTCTCGATGAAGCGCTCTAGGTCTCGCATGCCTGAGTGTCCCGGGATCAGGTCGGTAAAGCTGGTTGCCACGCCGATGAACGGCTTTTCAAAGGCGCTGTCGGGAACCCCGGTTCCCTTGAGGAGCGCTCGGTGCGGTGTTCGTTCGAGTCCCTGCTTGATGGTGTCGCTACGCATGATGGTATTATCCTCGATGATTCAAATTTTCGTGATGCCAAACAGCCGATTGGCGCGGATAAAGGACATAAAAGATAGTATATATGCGGACTGGTGTCAACCCGGAATGCCGAAGAGTTTATTGGAATTTATTTACGATCTCATGAACCGTCGATGTTGCATTACACGACCGGAATGGTATACTACGCCTCACCACTCCTGCATACCGACGTCAAGGATTGCCCTATGATGGCAGCAGAAAGCGCTCCCGATTCTTCCCGAAAACCAACTGCCGCCGATCTGCGGCGCTCCTCCACGCGGCACCTCCAATATACTCTGATCAAGGACAAATACTCCATCACAGCCGGCACGGCCTGGCCTGATCCGGAATACAACCCATGAAGACACCGACACTTTGGGAATCCCCCGACGATAGTCCCAAAATTCAACCGATTCCGGCAAACGCCCCCTTAGCTGAACGCATGCGTCCCCGCAGTATGGCCGAATTTACCGGGCAGGAACACCTACTGGGCGAAGGGCGCATTCTGCGACGGATGATCGAAACCGACAACCTTTCCTCTTTGATCTTCTGGGGACCACCCGGCTGCGGCAAAACCACGCTGGCCCATGTCATAGCAAAGGAAACTAAATCCCACTTCATCTTCTTCTCCGCCATCCTTTCGGGTGTAAAGGAAATCCGCGAGATCTTCCGCGAAGCAGAGGGATATGCCGACCGCGGCGCCCGTACCATCCTCTTCGTGGATGAAATCCATCGTTTCAACAAATCCCAGCAGGATGCCTTTCTCCCCTACGTGGAAAAAGGTGTCGTCACCATCATCGGCGCCACCACCGAAAACCCCTCTTTCGAGGTCATCGCACCGCTCATCTCCCGCTGCCGTGTCCTGACCTTGAATCAACTGGACGCGTCAACAGTCGGGACCATCCTGCGCCAAGCACTGAATGATATGGAACGAGGGCTCGGCCCTTTAGGCCTCACAGCCGACGATGACGCTCTCGTGTTCCTGGCCGACCAATGCGGCGGTGATGCCCGCATAGCCTTGAATACTCTGGAGGTGGCAGCGGGTATTACGACAGATAATGTCATAAAAATTGAAACCGTGCAGGAAGCTTTACAAAAAAAAGCCCTGCTGTACGATAAGGGTGGCGAAGAGCATTACAACGTCATCTCGGCCTTTATTAAATCACTGCGTGGCAGCGATCCCGACGCGGCCCTCTACTGGCTGGCCCGCATGCTGGAGGCGGGAGAGGACCCACTCTTCATCCTGCGGCGTATGATCGTCCTGGCCTCCGAGGACATCGGCAACGCAGATCCCCGAGCCTTGCAGGTAGCGGTCTCGGCCCTCCAGGCCTTCCAGTTCGTGGGGATGCCCGAGGGCCGCATCCCCTTGGGCCAGGCGGTCACCTACCTAGCCACGGCGCCGAAATCAAACGCCTCCTACGCCGGCATCAACGCCGCGTTATCCGAGGTTAAAAAGAGCGGCGCCCTCCCCGTTCCTCTGCACATTCGCAACGCCCCAACCAAGTTGATGAAGGAACTGGGCTACCACAAAGGGTATCAGTACGACCATGACTACGAGGAAGGGTACTCTGGGCAGGAATGCCTGCCGGAAAAGTTGGTCGGGCGAAAGTTCTATGAACCAAGGGGGCACGGTTATGAGAAAAATATCCTGGAGCGTATGGAGTGGCTACGCGCCCAAAAAAAGAAACCATAATAAGCGTTTCTCCGATCAACAGAGGGGTGAAGGACATCAAGGAGATATCTGACCATGAAACGACTCGCCATTCTTACCAGCGGTGGTGACTGCTCCGGTATGAACGCCGTAGTCCGTGCTGCGGCACGTACCGCCATCGCCAATGATGTAGAAATGATCGGCTACCGGAAAGGGTTTGCCGGGCTCTTGAAAAACGACTACCTGGTGTTGACGAGCAGGGCTGTTTCCGGGGTGCTCCAGCGGGGCGGAACATTCCTGCAGTCGGCCCGCTCTCAGGAGTTCCGCACCGAGGAGGGGCGCCGCAAGGCGCTGGACAACCTGTTGAAGGAAAAAGTCGAAGGACTTATAGTGATCGGCGGCGATGGTTCGCTCTGCGGCGCCCATGCTCTCGACATGCAAGGTTTCCCGGTGGTCGGCATCCCGGCCAGCATCGACAACGACATCCCGTACACCGACATGGCACTGGGGGTGGACACGGCACTTAACAACATTCTCTACGCCGTGGACTGCATCAAGGATACCGCCAGCTCCCATGACCGGGCCTTCATCGTGGAGGTTATGGGGCGCAACTCCGGCTACCTGGCCTCGACCTCGGCGATCGCCACCGGCGCGGAATTCGCCATCGTGCCCGAAGTGGAATTCGATCTGACTGAAATGTGTCACCAGTTGCGGCGGCGTTACGAAGAGGGTCGCACCAATGCCCTGATCATCATGGCCGAGGGAGCTGGCCGCGCTCAAGAGATTGCCGACAGCATCAAGGATTGTGCCGGCTTCGAGACCCGGGTGACCGTTTTGGGGCACTACCAGCGGGGCGGCGCACCTACGGTTTTTGACCGCCTGCTGGGAAGCCGCTTCGGCCTTAAGGCGGTAGAACTGTTGCTCTCCGGGACCAAGGGGGTTATGCTCGGCCTGTCGACTAACTCCCTGACCACCACGTTGCTGGAGATGGTCGTTAAGGGTGGGCAAAAAAAGCTGAACAACGAACTGGTGCACATGGCCGACATCCTGGGGATTTGAAATGGCTCGCAAACACAGACTCTTCAGTGGGCAGTCCCGCAAGGCCGGCCTTCCTCCCGGTACGCTGGTCCACATCGGCACGGAGCGTAGCGGTGGCTCGGTCATCGACGTGACCGTTTATTCGCCGGACAGCGTCGAGGAGTTTCGCCCCGAGGGGTTCGACCAGTGCGTCCAGCCCTCCCCCGGACCGGCCGTAACCTGGATTAACCTGGAAGGACTCCAGGACGTGGAACTGATCAGGCGTTTCGGTGAATGTTACAAGTTGCATCCCCTTGTGCTGGAAGATATCGTCAATACGACTCAACGTCCGAAAATCGAAGATTACGGCGACTACCTCTTCATCGTCGCCCGCATGATTGGCTTCACGCCGGAACAGGGCATAGAAACCGAACAGGTCAGCATGATCATCGGACAGAACTACCTGCTGTCATTCCAAGCGGGGACGGTCGGGGACACTTTCGAACCGGTACGGGAACGGATCCGTAGCGGTCGTGGCCGCATCAGGACCATGGGAGCTGATTACCTGGCTTACGGCCTGATCGATGCCGTCGTTGACAATTATTTTACCGTTCTTGAGGGGATGGGAGAGATCGTGGAGGACCTTGAGGATGAGTTGGCCCAAGGGCCGAACCAACAAATCCTCAAAAGGATCATCGCCCTCAAACGGGAGACCATCTTCATGCGCAAGGGAGTTTGGCCGTTGCGCGAGGTTACCGCAGCCTTGGAGCGGGGCGAATCGCCCCTGATCTGCGATACGTCGCGAGTTTTCTTCCGCGACACCTACGACCACACTATCCAGATCATTGACGGAGTGGAAACCTTTCGCGATCTCCTTTCCGGCATGCTCGACCTGTACCTGTCCAGCATGAGCAATCGCACCAACGAGATCATGAAGCTCTTGACCATTGTCGGCACGATCTTCCTGCCGTTGACTTTCATCGTCGGCGTGTACGGCATGAACTTTAAATACATACCTGAGCTTGAATGGCATTACGGCTATTTCATCATCTGGGGGGCGATGCTGGCTATCGCCGCGGCAATGGCCATATATTTCAAAAGAAAACGGTGGTTATGATCGGGATGTTGAAGAACTGCCGGAGGAAACCATGACAAGACTCGTCCTGAAATGGGTATTGAACGCATTTGCCCTCTTTCTGGTTATGAAACTGATTCCGGGGATTCAGATTGACCGCTTTCAGGATCTGTTGGTGGGGGCACTGGTGATTGGATTATTGAACGCGTTCCTGCGGCCGGTTATAATCCTGCTGACCCTGCCTGCAACCGTGCTGACCCTGGGGCTTTTTACCCTGGTCATCAATGGACTTATGTTTTATCTGGCCACTACGCTGGTCCACGGCTTCAGGGTCTCCGGTTTTGTCACCGCCTTTGTGGCGGCGCTGCTCTTTAGTCTGTTCAGTTTTTTCCTCAACATGATCGTCCGCCGGGACGAATGATGCAAGCCGCCGCTTCTGCCGTTCAAGTATTGCACTGTTGGATCACGGCGAACGACAGCACGTAATGATTGTCCCGGAAGACTAACCGTAAACCGAGAAACTGCTATGTGGGGAGTTCGGGTGTAAAAGCGCCTTCCTCTCCTCGTTGCTCACCGGCTGCGAGGTTTTCTTTGCAGGGGGCGCCCCCTCGGAAGAAGAGGAAAGAGTTACGACGTCTTCAGGCAGGCTCAGCAATTGCGGGGTGACCGTGGCGGTTTTCCTGCCCCCGGCCGTTTCATTCATCGTCGGACGTTTCGCCTGTTGAGGAGAGACTACCCCCGGCGCTGATTCTATCACGTCAGATATTGAAGATTGCATAGCATAAACTCTTATTGTTAATAATTTTTATTATATTATGCACCACGATGCAATGCAAGTGGACAAATTTGACGGGATTACATCACTGCCATTTTTTGCTATAGTGGTACCGCACATTATCAACATGCTATATTTTAACCCGTAAGGCGGCCACATATGAATCTACGCATCCCCTTCAGGCAGATATTGCCCATGGGGGTCCTCGTCGTTTTGTCCGGTCTGACTGGCTGCGCGACGGTCGATCAGAAGATCGCCCTGAATCACGCACCAGCAGAGCATCCCCTTGGCAAACACAACGGAGAGATCGTCGCATCACGGCTCGACGTACCCGCATCGGATACCAAAAACAGCAGAGGCGAATGGACAAACGACGCTCTGCTGCCCGAATTGAAGCGTGCAGGCTATACCGCGACTTCGGCCCCATCCATCTCCTACGGCATTTTCCGGGGCATCCTCATTACCGACACCCGCGTTTACCTAGACGTCAACAAGAGCTTGGCCAGCGACCAGAGCAAGCATGAACTCAAGTTCAACGTCGATATGGTTCTGAACGGCACCAAAGCTAAAACTTTTACAGTGGTATCCCGAGACAATAGTACCCTGCTTACCGCCGCAAAGGAAATCAAAGAGAAAATCATGTTCAACTACCTGCAGGACGTCATGCAGCAGATCGTCCCCGACATCATCGCCCTGATCGAAAAATAGTGATCACCATCGCCACTACCCTCACCGCCCAGGTCGCTCGCAGCATCCGCGAGCACAGGCTCTTTGGATCGGACGACACCATCATCGTGGCCATTTCCGGTGGGGCCGATTCCACTGCCTTGCTCGACCTGCTCTCCCGGCTACCCGGACTTTCGCCGCGGCTCGTGGCGGCCCATCTGAACCATTGTCTGCGCGGCCCGGAATCGGACCGGGACGAGGAGTTTGTCCGCTCCCTCGCCACCCGCTATCGCATCCCCCTGGAATGCTGCCGGGTGGATGTGAAAGAGCTTGCCCTAAGAGAACGGCGCAATCTTGAAGATGCCGGCCGGCGGGCGCGCATTGCCTTCCTCGACGAGGTCCGCCACTCATGGCAGGCCACGGCGGTCGCTCTGGCACATCACGCCGACGATCAGGCCGAGACTGTCTTGATGCGCCTCCTCCGAGGTGCGGGACCGGGAGGACTTGCCGGCATGCCCTACCGGAACGGACGGGGCTTCGTCCGTCCCCTGCTGGGTATCACCCGGGCCGAGTTGGTGGCCTACCTGACAGAGCGGGGCATGGCGTGGCGCGAAGACGCCAGTAACCGGGACATCGCCTTTCTGCGCAATCGTATCCGCCACGAGCTGCTGCCCCTGCTGGAGCAGTACAACCCTGCCATCCGGGAGCGCCTAGCCACAACCGCCGCCGTGCTGTCGGATGAGCACAATATCATTAATCAGCTTACGAAGGAGATTGTGGATCGCGCCTGTACCTCTGACGGCGATGGATTTGCCTGCACGGTTACAACATTAATTGAGCAGCCGCCCGCACTGCGACGAAGGGTTTTTCGCCATCTGTTAGAGCGGCTGGCCGGCAATCTGGACCACTTCTCAAACCGCCACATTTCGGCTATGGAACAGTTGTTGGAGTCTCCCCGCCCTCACGCAACGCTGAATCTGCCTCAGGGTATTACCGTCATGCGCGATTACGGCGCGTTCCTATTGCAGCGCACGTTAAGGTCTGCTCCGCTGGCCATAGATAAATTGATGATCACGGGAACTGGGCACTATCCACTCCCCGGTGGCGCATCACTAACACTGACCCTTGTGCCCGCATCGACCGACATTACGCCTCTCCCGGCCAATGCCGCCCTTTTCGACCCAGACCGCGCCCCCTTCCCCTGGTATGTACGCACGTTCAAAAACGGCGACCGCCTTATGCCCTTCGGCATGAACGGCAGCAAAAAGGTCAAAGAGATTTTCATCGATACTAAGGTCTCCCGCTTCAAGCGCCTCAGTATCCCTCTCCTCTTCTGTGGTGAAACGCTGCTCTGGGTCTGCGGCCTGCGCGCTTCGCAGTTCGCCTGCATCGACAATACATCCACTCATGCAATCAAGGCGGTTTTCTCGGAGACATGACCGCATCCGTCAGGCATCCAATCGATTGAACTTGTCAATAAGAGCTCGATATGGTAATTAATTTCAATTTACGCAAAACAATTCATACATTTCAGTTACGGGGGTAACCGTGAACCAATTTTATAAAAATCTTGCTCTCTGGCTCGTCATCAGCCTGATGATGATCCTGCTCTTCAATATGTTCAACAAGCCGCGCCCGACTGCGGATAAGATCAATTTCAGCGATTTTATCGCCCAGGTGGACGCTGGCAAGGTCACCTCTGTCACCATTCAGGGCAACGATATCACCGGCAAGTTCGAGGGTAAGGACGGTAAGGAGTTCCGCACCTACAAACCCTACTCCGACGCTGACCTGACTGAAAAACTTCTGGATAAAAAGGTCACCATCATCGCCAAGCCGGAAGAGGAGAAATTCTCCTGGTTCTCCATCTTTATCTCTTGGTTCCCCTTGCTTTTGCTGGTGGGCATCTGGATCTTTTTCATGCGTCAGATGCAGGTTGGCGGCGGTAAGGCCATGTCCTTCGGCAAAAGTCGTGCAAAACTCCTGACCGAGGCCCAAGGCAAAATCACCTTCGAAGATGTGGCCGGTATTGAGGAGGCCAAGGAAGAACTGAACGAGATCATCGCCTTCCTGAAAGACCCGAAAAAGTTCACCAAACTGGGCGGCAGAATCCCCAAAGGGGTACTCTTGATGGGACCTCCGGGCACCGGCAAGACCCTCCTGGCCAGGGCCATTGCCGGCGAGGCTGGTGTTCCTTTTTTCTCCATCTCCGGCTCTGATTTTGTGGAGATGTTTGTCGGTGTCGGCGCCAGCCGGGTGCGCGACCTGTTCCTGCAAGGCAAAAAAAGCGCTCCCTGTATCATCTTCATCGATGAGATAGACGCTGTAGGCCGCCACCGCGGAGCCGGCTTGGGCGGTGGCCACGACGAGCGCGAACAAACCCTCAACCAGTTGCTGGTGGAGATGGACGGTTTTGAATCCAACGAAGGTGTCATTCTGATCGCCGCCACCAACCGCCCCGATGTCCTCGACCCGGCTCTGCTGCGACCCGGCCGTTTTGACCGCCAGGTGGTGGTACCCCGCCCCGATGTCAAGGGACGCGAGATGATCCTCAAGGTGCATGCCAAGAAGGTACCGCTCTCACCCGATGTGGATCTGGCGGTCATCGCCCGCGGTACCCCCGGCTTCTCCGGGGCCGATCTGGCCAACGTGGTCAACGAGGCGGCGCTTCTGGCAGCGCGCGTAGACAAGGCCGTCGTGGAATCCATCGATTTCGACAATGCCAAGGACAAGGTACTGATGGGCGTGGAGCGGCGCAGCATGGTAATCTCCGGCGAAGAGAAAAAGAGCACAGCCTACCACGAGGCCGGCCACACCCTTGTAGCAAAACTGGTTCCCGGCACAGATCCGGTCCACAAGGTTTCCATCATCCCCCGTGGCCGCGCTTTGGGCGTGACCATGCAGCTTCCTATCGAGGACAAACACAGCTATTCACGGGAAGCTCTCCTGGCCCGCATCGCCGTGTTGATGGGTGGCCGTGCGGCCGAGGACCTCATCTTCAACACCTTTACTACCGGCGCGGGCAACGACATCGAACAGGCTACCGAAATGGCCCGCAAGATGGTCTGTGAATGGGGTATGAGTGATAAGATGGGTCCGCTTTCTTTCGGCAAGAAGGACGAACAGATCTTCCTGGGCCGGGATATGGCCTCCCACAAGAATTACAGCGAAGCCACCGCCGTAGAGATCGACACCGAGATCAAGCGCATCGTCGATGAAAGCTACGAACGTGCCCTGACACTGCTCAAGGAGAATATCCACAACCTGCACAACCTCTCCGAATGCCTGATCGAGAAAGAGAACCTGACCGGTGCCGAAGTAGACGAGATTATTGCCGCCGGCACTCCTATCTACGGCCACGACGGCAAGCAGACCGCCGGCGAAGAAGCGGCGGCACAGGCACAGCAGCATACCGATCTCAAGGCTTGAGATGAGCGCCTTCACGGCCAGACTGCTGACTGTTGCCTCACGAGAGGACGCTGAACGGGAACTGGCAAGGATCGGGGCCGACCCGCGCGGCATCGGCATGATGTCTCCCAAGATGTTGACCCGTTGCGTACACCTGAGCAAGCTTCTCTGCCGCCAGGCCAATGTCCTCAAACAGGAAATGCTGGGCCTGGGAGGCGATGCAGCGGTTGCCCGGGGTACGGTGGCATGTAGCATTGACAGTACCGACGTCATCCTGATGGGTACGGAGAAGCAGCTTCAGCGATTGTGCGAGAAGCTCCTCCACCAGCCGTTTGGCCTTGCCGGTCTGGCGGAGGAACTGACTTCTTTCCTGGCAAGCCTCTCACCGGCACCGCAAATATGGAAAATCGCCCGTCGTGAGCTTGTGCTTGACCGCCCGCTTATTATGGGCATCCTCAACGTAACCCCTGACTCCTTTTCAGACGGCGGTAGTTTTCTCGATCCGCATAGTGCAGCGGAACATGCCTTGGAGATGGAGGCCGAAGGGGCCGACATCATCGACATCGGCGGGGAAAGCACCCGACCAGGGGCTCCCCAGGTCCCGGCGGCTGAAGAGCTGCGCCGGGTTGCACCGGTCATTGAACTGCTTTCAGGAAGACTTTCCTGCCCCGTTTCGGTGGATACCTGGAAGGGTGAGGTTGCCCAAGGAGCGCTTGTAGCCGGGGCCGAAATCATCAACGACATCAGCGGCTTCGGTTTTGATCCCGCCATGGCTCCGTTGGCGGCGCAGAGCGGCGCCGGCGTGGTTCTGATGCATACCCGCGGCACGCCCGACATGATGCAGTCCCATACGGGCTACGGAGATTTAGTGGGCGAGGTCATTGCAGGGCTACGCTGTTCGTTGGACAGCGCCTTGTCAGCAGGGGTTGAACGCGAGCGAATCGTCATCGATCCGGGTATTGGTTTTGCCAAGGATACCGCTGGCAATCTGGAGATCCTACGAAGGCTGCGCGAGTTCACCAGCCTCGGCCTGCCGCTTTTAGTAGGGACGTCTCGCAAGTCATTCATCGGAAAAATCCTGGGGCGGGAAACCGGGGAACGCTTGGCCGGCACTGCCGCAACGGTTGCCCTTGCCGTGGCCAACGGCGCTTCCATTCTGCGGGTGCACGACGTCCGCGCAATGCGTGATGCGGCCGACATGGCCCATGCTATCGCCACCAAGTAATGACTGTAACTGCCGGTAGCAAACCAGTCGCTTTCAGAGGGAAAGAATGCCCGGATTGCTCGACAACAGCACCCTGCTTGACCTCTGCGACATCCTCATCGTGGCTGTCCTTGTTTACCATTTTTCTCTTGTTCTGAAAAAGGACGCGGCGGTCAGGCTGCTGATCTTTCTGCTGATATTTTTCGCCTGCTTCTACTTTGCGCTGCTTTCTGGCTTTTCTTCCACCACTTGGCTGCTGCGCACCATATTTTCATCAGCCCTGATCATTCTGGCCATCATCTTTCAGGGGGACATCCGGCGGGCACTTCTATCCTTGGGGCGTCGCCCCGTAACCGCCAATACCCAGGATGAAACGACCGAGACCATCGAAGAGTTGACCAAGGCGGTCGGTGAGATGTCGAAGAAGCGGATCGGCGCGCTGATCGTCATTGTCCGCCGACTTCCCATAGACCACTTGGTTGAGGTTGGCACCGAGATTGACGCCAAGGTAACCAGCGAGCTCCTCAATTCGATCTTTCTTCCCTACTCTCCGATCCATGACGGAGCGGTTATCATCCACAACGGAAAACTCACCAAGGCTGGCTGCCTGCTCCCCCTGTCCAAGAACCCCGATATTGCCAAAAGTTTCGGCACTCGTCATCGGGCAGCGTTGGGATTGTCAGAGTTGGTAGATGCTTTGGTCATGGTGGTTTCGGAAGAAACCGGTAATATTTCTCTTGTGCATGACGGCAAGATTTATTACGACCTGGAACAAAACGAAATACGGCGCATGCTGAGGAAATCCCTGGATTTCAGACGCATTCAAAAAGTGGCCGCAGTTGGAGAGACAATACCATGACCTTGACTCTCTCCGCCATCAAACGCCGCTGTACACGGAACGCAAGCCTCAAGATCTTAAGCCTTATGCTGGCGGTCTGTATCTGGAGCTTCACGTCGCTTTCTCGGGAAACACGCTACGAACTGGTCCTGCCCGTGGAATTGCGCAACACCCCGCCTGGATACCGGGTGACTCCGCCACTACCCGGCGAAGTGCATTTCACCTTGACCGGACCATCCCTTTTGATCGACGGGGCTCGGCGTTCCAATTCCCGGGTGATTCTCAGCCTGCGGGGCATAAAGCCTGGAAAGACCCTCTTTTCCCATCTGGAAACCTACCTGAAGCTGCCGGAGGGAATCAAGGTCACCCGTATCTCACCGGCCGAATTGGAAATCGAACTCGACAGGGAACAAGTAAATTCAGATTAAGGAGCCTCAAAAACGTGAAAAAACTCTTCGGAACCGATGGTGTCCGCGGCGTTGCCAACGTCTACCCCATGACCTGCGAAATGGCTATGCAGTTGGGCCGGGCTGCGGCATACATCTTCAAAAGCGCTGGTAAGCGGAGACACCGCATCGTGATCGGCAAGGATACGCGCCTGTCGGGCTACATGCTTGAAAATGCGCTGGTGGCGGGCATCTGCTCCATGGGTGTAGATGTGCTCGTGGTGGGACCGCTCCCCACGCCGGGTATCGCCAATATCACCTCTTCCATGCGGGCCGACGCCGGAGTGGTCATCTCGGCGTCGCACAACGCCTTTCAGGACAACGGCATCAAGTTTTTCTCCGCCGACGGCTTCAAGCTGCCTGACGAGATCGAGTTGAAGATCGAAAACCTGATCGAAACGAACCATATTGATTCCCTGCGCCCAACCGCGACCGAGGTGGGCAAGGCTTTCCGTATCGACGATGCCGCCGGCCGCTACATCGTGTTCCTCAAAAATACCTTTCCCCAGGAGATGGACCTGTCTGGACTAAAGATCGTTCTGGATTGCGCAAACGGCGCTGCCTACAAGGTTGCGCCGGCGGTCTTCGGAGAACTGGGAGCCGAGGTAATCCCCCTGGGGGTCAAGCCCAACGGCACCAATATCAACGCCGGGTGCGGCTCGCTTCATCCGGAGGTGATCAGTGCAGCCGTCAAGGAACACCAAGCCGACATCGGCATCGCTCTGGACGGCGACGCCGACAGGGTGATCGTCTGCGACGAATTCGGCAACGAGGTGGATGGCGACCACATCATGGCGATCTGCGCCACGGACATGCTGCGCCGCAACATCCTGAAAAAAAACACCCTGGTAGCCACGGTCATGAGCAACATGGGGTTGGACATCGCCGTCAGGAAGGCAGGCGGTACGGTGATCAAAACCGCCGTGGGGGACCGTTACGTGGTGGAGGAAATGCGCAAAGGTGGCTACAACCTCGGAGGTGAGCAGTCCGGACACATGATCTTCCTGGACCACAGCACCACCGGTGACGGAATCCTCTCGGCCCTCCAGCTCCTGGCGGTCATGCGCCGTGAGGGGAAACCACTCTCCGAGCTGGCCAAACGGATGATCGCCCTGCCTCAGGTACTCGTCAACACAAGGGTTGCCGAAAAAAAAGACATCACAACCATCCCCGAAATCGCCGCCAGAATCGACGACGTGGAGAAGAAGCTAGGGAGTGAAGGGCGCGTATTGATCCGCTATTCCGGCACGGAACCGCTTCTGCGGGTCATGATCGAAGGACAGGACAAGTATGAGATCACCACTTGGGCCAACGAGATCGTAGAGATGGTGAAGCTGCATATCGGGGGACACTAACCGATTCTGCCACGGGATCACAGAAACACGGAGAACGGCGAAAACTTTGGAGTAGGCCAGAATCTGTTTTTTTAGGTTTTTATCTGAATGTTTTTGTTATCTCCAGATTTTTTTGTGCTCCTGTGGCTCCGTGGCAAATATCAGGAGGTTTGAAGTGGCAAAGCTAGGACTAAACGTCGATCATGTTGCAACCGTGCGCCAAGCACGAGGCGGGGTGGAACCCGATCCGGTGACGGCGGCCGCCATGGGAGAATTGGCCGGGGCCGAAGGGATTACCATCCATCTGCGGGAGGACCGGCGGCATATCCAAGATCGGGACCTAGAGATTCTACGCCAGACCGTGAAGACCAAGCTGAATCTGGAGATGGCCGCCACCCAGGAAATGGTGCGCATCGCCCTGAGAGTGAAACCGGAGCAGGTCACTCT
Encoded proteins:
- the tilS gene encoding tRNA lysidine(34) synthetase TilS; translation: MITIATTLTAQVARSIREHRLFGSDDTIIVAISGGADSTALLDLLSRLPGLSPRLVAAHLNHCLRGPESDRDEEFVRSLATRYRIPLECCRVDVKELALRERRNLEDAGRRARIAFLDEVRHSWQATAVALAHHADDQAETVLMRLLRGAGPGGLAGMPYRNGRGFVRPLLGITRAELVAYLTERGMAWREDASNRDIAFLRNRIRHELLPLLEQYNPAIRERLATTAAVLSDEHNIINQLTKEIVDRACTSDGDGFACTVTTLIEQPPALRRRVFRHLLERLAGNLDHFSNRHISAMEQLLESPRPHATLNLPQGITVMRDYGAFLLQRTLRSAPLAIDKLMITGTGHYPLPGGASLTLTLVPASTDITPLPANAALFDPDRAPFPWYVRTFKNGDRLMPFGMNGSKKVKEIFIDTKVSRFKRLSIPLLFCGETLLWVCGLRASQFACIDNTSTHAIKAVFSET
- the ftsH gene encoding ATP-dependent zinc metalloprotease FtsH translates to MNQFYKNLALWLVISLMMILLFNMFNKPRPTADKINFSDFIAQVDAGKVTSVTIQGNDITGKFEGKDGKEFRTYKPYSDADLTEKLLDKKVTIIAKPEEEKFSWFSIFISWFPLLLLVGIWIFFMRQMQVGGGKAMSFGKSRAKLLTEAQGKITFEDVAGIEEAKEELNEIIAFLKDPKKFTKLGGRIPKGVLLMGPPGTGKTLLARAIAGEAGVPFFSISGSDFVEMFVGVGASRVRDLFLQGKKSAPCIIFIDEIDAVGRHRGAGLGGGHDEREQTLNQLLVEMDGFESNEGVILIAATNRPDVLDPALLRPGRFDRQVVVPRPDVKGREMILKVHAKKVPLSPDVDLAVIARGTPGFSGADLANVVNEAALLAARVDKAVVESIDFDNAKDKVLMGVERRSMVISGEEKKSTAYHEAGHTLVAKLVPGTDPVHKVSIIPRGRALGVTMQLPIEDKHSYSREALLARIAVLMGGRAAEDLIFNTFTTGAGNDIEQATEMARKMVCEWGMSDKMGPLSFGKKDEQIFLGRDMASHKNYSEATAVEIDTEIKRIVDESYERALTLLKENIHNLHNLSECLIEKENLTGAEVDEIIAAGTPIYGHDGKQTAGEEAAAQAQQHTDLKA
- the folP gene encoding dihydropteroate synthase, which produces MSAFTARLLTVASREDAERELARIGADPRGIGMMSPKMLTRCVHLSKLLCRQANVLKQEMLGLGGDAAVARGTVACSIDSTDVILMGTEKQLQRLCEKLLHQPFGLAGLAEELTSFLASLSPAPQIWKIARRELVLDRPLIMGILNVTPDSFSDGGSFLDPHSAAEHALEMEAEGADIIDIGGESTRPGAPQVPAAEELRRVAPVIELLSGRLSCPVSVDTWKGEVAQGALVAGAEIINDISGFGFDPAMAPLAAQSGAGVVLMHTRGTPDMMQSHTGYGDLVGEVIAGLRCSLDSALSAGVERERIVIDPGIGFAKDTAGNLEILRRLREFTSLGLPLLVGTSRKSFIGKILGRETGERLAGTAATVALAVANGASILRVHDVRAMRDAADMAHAIATK
- the cdaA gene encoding diadenylate cyclase CdaA, translated to MPGLLDNSTLLDLCDILIVAVLVYHFSLVLKKDAAVRLLIFLLIFFACFYFALLSGFSSTTWLLRTIFSSALIILAIIFQGDIRRALLSLGRRPVTANTQDETTETIEELTKAVGEMSKKRIGALIVIVRRLPIDHLVEVGTEIDAKVTSELLNSIFLPYSPIHDGAVIIHNGKLTKAGCLLPLSKNPDIAKSFGTRHRAALGLSELVDALVMVVSEETGNISLVHDGKIYYDLEQNEIRRMLRKSLDFRRIQKVAAVGETIP
- a CDS encoding YbbR-like domain-containing protein; translation: MTLTLSAIKRRCTRNASLKILSLMLAVCIWSFTSLSRETRYELVLPVELRNTPPGYRVTPPLPGEVHFTLTGPSLLIDGARRSNSRVILSLRGIKPGKTLFSHLETYLKLPEGIKVTRISPAELEIELDREQVNSD